Genomic segment of Malus domestica chromosome 15, GDT2T_hap1:
ATAGTACTCTCATCCAGCTACATTTGGTACTCACAACCCAAAAGGGACAACCATGGTACATTCATCCTTTATTTCACCCATAAAATCTTGCTGTGAAAGTTATGGATGTTGtggaaatgaccaaaatggGTTTTGAGGTGTCGGTGACTAGTTAATTTGGCCACCAGAATTTTGGTCCATAGGAGTGGTGGTGGTTCTTCTGTTGTAGCTTTTGAGTTGTTGGGAGACCCTCATGACTTTTAGGGGCATAAAGAAAGATTTAGCACCATGTGATTTGTGGTCCTGTGGAAAATAATCTAACAACACAGTATGGTCCACTAATTTTATTACCAAGTTGGAGGGAGGATAATGACTTCCATTTGCATTtgccctttttttaattttgagcaTGTTGTGTGCATAGGTACTCAAAAGTAGAAAAACTAAAGTATCTTCCATTGCattccccttctctctctttatcTTTTGGTGATGAAAGAAACAAAATAGAGAATCTGATTTATTACTAGTTGCATACAATCATGCGTTTATCTTTCTCGTCAGgcgatgagaaaaatgaaaacacAATCTTAAGGATCACTCGAGAAAGAGAAAAAGGGTATGCAACGGTTTCATTTTCTCCTTTAGCCGTATGCTTAGACTTGTACATAGTGAAAatgaaaatcaacattttctttGGAGACAAGACATAAAGAGAATATGTGTCAATCTTTCTCAATCACATAATGACACATGATAAGAGACATGGAAAGGTTTACAACCGGCCCAAGAAGACCTTGATACATAAAAAATAGGGTATGCAACAGTTTCACGTAAGTTTTCCTCATATTTAGACTTGAGCTCACTCAGAGGAAAATGAAAATCAACCAGAATTACAACATATTCATCTTTGAACATTACAACAGTCCCAACTCTTGGTCTGATTGAGACCAACAAGtaagctgaaaaaaaaaaccaaccagGAAAACCAGTCCAACAAATAAGGACCACTTTACGACTGCTAGGGAAGGAGGAGGGCACAAACACAAACAACCTCTCATCCTAAACCCATCCATAACTATAACCCAAACACTCACGCAACATGTCAAAGCTGTTGTTTTCTTACCTTTCTTATTTTCTCGGTGGGGATTAATATACAAATGAATCGCACAAATGGGAGAGTGCAATTACTAGCATTGTTGTGCTTGTGAATTTGTTAGTCGAAGCTCGACGAGCGGCTCCACCGCCCTTTCAGGTAGTCCTCTAAGGAGACAGTTTGCTCAATGCTGCTCATGGAGAGTGAGTCATCCTCCACATCAAGCAGTGCAAGGTTAAGGTGAGACTGCAGATTTGAACGTGGACACGTTTCGTTTTCGAGCACATCAGATTCCTCCATGGCATGAACTTGCAGCCTGGACCACTTAGTCACATCTGCATCGCCTTGAAGAAGCTTCACGATCTGTGCTCAAAAGGACAGATAGAATCTTGTCAATATTAATTCAGAGATTTTTGTTTCATGCTATAAACTGATGGGAGGATACTCAAGAGGGATCGGATCCAGCTTACAAAGCTCATCTGGGGCCTAGCTCGTGAAGCATGTCTGATACAAAGAGTGGCTGCTAAAACCATTCTCTCTATCTGGCCCTGGTCATAGTTATCGCCCAAACACGGATCTAATAGTTGGGACACCTTCCCACTGTTTAGAATTGGCTTGGCCTGTACAAGACGTTTCACTAATTCAATTTCTTCCAAGAGACAAACATCAAGAGGTGCATGGAGTACTGCTAAACATTAGGGGAGAAGAGGACATACCCACATGACTAGGCTCTCATGGCCTTTTGGATGGTCACTGCTTATAGGCTTTCTTCCTGAAAGAAGCTCGAGGAGTACAACACCAAATGCATACACGTCAATTTTGTCGTTTACTTTGCCATACATGAAGTATTCAGGAGCCAAATAGCTGCAGAAAATGCAATAGTGTTATTAATTAATCAACATCTCATATTTCCATGGTTTCTTAAAAAAGAATTTCAATTTGGAAATTTTATTCATCTTATAGAAAAACAGAAGTCTTGACTCTTTAGAAAGACGATGAAAGGTAAAGCTATGAGATTAAGTAACGAACCCAAAGGTGCCTGCAACATCAGTGCATGTTATATGCGAAGATGAGGTTGATGCCCATTTTGCTAGTCCAAAATCAGAGAGCTGAAAACCCATTTCAAGATACTATTAAAACTGACAATTCGATAAACAAATGCATCTTTAAAAGCAACAAACCGACCAGATGTATACCTGCGGCTCAAAATCATCAGATAGTAGAATATTGGATGATTTGACATCCCTGTGGATTACAGGTTGTGCACTGCCGGTGTGCAGATAATCCAAGGCCTCAGCTACCCCCACGGCCACCTTATATCTCTCGTTCCAACCAAATGCAAGGGGATCCTTCTTAGTTCCTGATTTGGAAAAAATCAAAAAAGTTGTAATTACGTTAGAATTCAAACAAAAATACAGGGTAAGTAAACATTTATTGTTCTTCGTTGTAATGTTTAAAACCCAGAGAAATATAGTATATACCATGGAGATTCTCTTCAAGGCTTCCTCTTGATAAGAAATCATAAACCAAGAGAAGATTGTTATCCTCAaaacagaaccccagaagggaAATAATGTTCTTGTGATTTAAGGTAGTAATGATCTCTATTTCCAAAACAAACTCCTTCAACACATCTTCGGATGGTTTTAAGATTTTCACAGCGAGTTCCTTGCCATCAGGAAGGCAGCCTCTATAAACTTGACTGCTACCGCCTCTCCCGATGAAGTTTTCTGGGATTacaaaggaaaatatatttttgaaagaaaattcAATAGAAATCGGGAAAATGAATAGGATATCTGACATATGAACTTCGTGAACAGCATACCGGCCAAGAAGTATGATGTAGCTGACTGAAGTTCCTGGTAGTTGAACAATCTGCAAGTAGCAGAGTACTTTTCATGCAGTCCCTCCAATTCTTTAGGCAGGCTTTTTGAATTGTAGTCCGGTGAAGGTGGGGCAGTCATTGCCTCACCACCCACCGCAACAATTGCGCCACTTTCTCCATTCAAACAGGAAGGTTGATCTGAATCACAACTATTTTTCCCTTCATCGAAATTGCTGGCAGTTGAATGCTGTCTACTGGGCAACTGCATTGCCCACTGAACTACTGAGATCTTCCGGATCCAAGACCTCTCTGGAGATTGTCGGTCTGGTAATACAGCCCGTCGAAGCAGTGGCCAACCAGGTCTCACTTCCGGTAATTCTTTGATCAACATAGAAATTGAGCTCGGTGCTAGTGCCTCTTCTTTCTGCACTGGCACTATAGCCATATATTTATTATCACTGTCATCCGAGGACTCTTCTGCAGATTGGTGACAAGAACTATCTACCGAGGGCCGGGAACAAACTGAGCATTTCTGTTTCTCAACACTCTCCGAACATTCCAGAAAGACTTTAGCTAATCCCTGCTCCAAGTTTTGACAATTAACCTGACCATATGTGTCCTTTAAGGTCACACTGTCACTGCCTTCATTTAGTACTTTGGAAGACTTATACACTGATCGGTGAAATGCGCTGAGCAAACTGTTCCGGCGATGCTCTTCACTTCCTGCAAACAAGTCCTCAACTCAGAATCCCACCCTAAACAATTTACAGACTCGAAAATCATCAAAAGCAACgtaaaattagaaaaatctaAATACCTTGGGGGTCACAGTAAGTTGTTTGAGAGCCTTCTCTGTTAAACAAAACCTTCCCATTATTTACAGCAAGAACCCCACAATCCTTAGACAGTTTCTTGGCACAGTACTTGGCCACGGTGGTCGATGACCGGATTTTATGGTGGTTCTGGGCAGTTCCCACTATAACCTTACTTGCAGTATATGAATTCGCTTCCCGGACTAAAATTTTCTTGACTGACGTTCCTCTGCAGATTTTAAGCTTGAGATCCACCTGTAAAAGTTTTCATAAAAGATCTCAACTTTTTAACTTTCTGCCAGGCCACtgaaaaaattattaaactctCCAATTGGTttgaactcaaattttcactcaaAAGTCACAcaacatttttcattttctcagGAAACGAACAGAGGATATGACAAAATTATACAAAAGGACAACAAAATTCTACcataaaaacaacaaaaaaataacgATAAATTAACCTGCTTCAAGTTGCAGAAACCATCATAGACTGCAAGAACAGAGTCAAACGCTTTGACAAGAGAAAGAAGCGACGACTTCCCATCTCGATCAACAATTTCTGCAATTACCCAATCcaccaaaacaagtaaatttcCACTCCAGCccaccaaaacccaaaatcccAAACGAAAAAAAGCCTTAATCTTCCACCCAAATTTCACTCACCATTTTTACCGAGCACATGGAGGGCAATCACGCGATCACCAGGCTGAGCAACCTTAACCAGAGCCCATGTCAGCAGCTCTCTACTCTTCGAGTCCAGCTTCACCCCCACCACAACCGAGCGGCCTCCGCAGCTCTCCGCCTCTCCATGTCCTCCGCCACAGCCtttttccaccattttcaagCAGTGCAATGTGGGGAGGGGAGTCCAAACGGGGTAGTTTTGGTATCTGGGTCAGCTTCTGGAAGCTCTGCGGTTCCGTTGCCGGTGCTGGAAATTCATGTCAAATAGGATTATAAAGGCTTACAAAGCAGAGAGAGATGGGTTGGTTTGCTTTGCTTTGGCTTTCCGTTTCAGGGTCGCAAACGCAAAAGCAGTCACAGAGCAGCGGAAGAAAAGGAAAGCGCAGCAAATTTAAGAGACGGGGGCGGACCTACTTTTACTGCTAATTCAACTCACTCTGATGGAGCTGTTTTAACCATGTGTTAATTATTGTTAATGGCTTTTTCAGCAAGTGATCAAGGTTTcggagagatttttcaacagACTCATCACACGAAATTGTACATTACTTATTATTATAGaagagattaaataattatattatgaattaaaaacttaaaaaatgaaattttcctGTATAGAATGACACATAATATATCATCTGAACACGataaaaaaacttcaccaaaGTTTTAGTTATGGATGGCATGGGTGGTCTGTGGGTTGGGGCCACCTTCAACTCACATGTATGGATGAACTTCGTTATACCTCTGTGAAAAAAAAAGTGGTCTAGTCTCTCTGGATgtgatataaaatataaattcgGTGAGAATGGGAGGTAAATGGGCATAATAAATGTATATAGGATAAGTGTATGGTGCACATTATGCCGTGtgagattttttagtataattGGAACACGTCAACCGTATGTTACATGTAATCATGTAATTATAGGAATacttaaaaaacaatttttctactATTTATATGATTACATAACGTTTTGTATTttgaatatattaaaaaaatctcaaaagcATACGGGCCATAAGTTCAAAGTTTTTTACTTATTTGTACAGTGAAGGTGATGGTATTGGATGCACTAAAATATTGTTATTCACTTTTCAATATTCCTTTTGGTTCGATTTTGTATGACCGGCGAATCTATCAACCTTTTCCTTTTGCCAGGTATGACTATCAATTCTATCTTGCAAAATACTTTATAAGATGTTTGTAATTCAGATAATTCAGAATATTTTCTTCATGCTCGAGTTaagtattttgttttatttgtaaTCTTGATatcaattttataaaataaaaaaaagatattatttCGAGGGTATTTTGTATGACATTAAGATAAAATTGTGATAAAAGAAGTTGACTCTATGCACGAAAAGTTTAAATTAGTAGCAATGCACATGGCATGTTGCAAGTATTTAAAATGTtttggaaatatatatatatacgggaAACAGAGGTTATAGAAGTTAGATTTGTACACATAAGTTTGTATTTATCAAAAGATTGCGAAAGTTAAACTCTTCATTGTTCAAAAGATATAGATGCTACAAAAGTTAAACTTACATACATAAGTTCTTAATTATCAAAAAATTGGCAATGTTTAACTACTTATTGTTCAAAAGATAGATACGTTACGAAAGCTAAATTAATATACATATGTCCATAGTTATCAGAAAGCATGCACATACACCTCTCTAGTCAACGATGACGTTTGGTCTAAAGCTCCATGAAGAGATGGTAGATTATCCAAGTCGTAGTTTTAATAAAGCATTCTTAGTTTCAGTAAGTCTACTACCATTAGGTGGTGTTTTATTAGTTATCCTCCTAAATCTCAAGCTCCCTCCACTTCGACCAGCCGGTATGAAATTAGTAAGCCCAAAATGGTGATTCGTCGCCGGCCACCGTGGTGAGTTGCAATCGAGGGAGAAGAGCGGGAGGGAAGAGACAGAACGTAAAAGAtgcaaaagataaaataaagtgTCTATATGTTTCCTCAGGTAGGGGCATACATGAAATAACAGAAATTAAGCGGAGGCAAAAACTAAATTATACTTTAGAAACAGTAAACCAATTCATTTTGAGATCTAATTTAGATTGAATTGAAAAGCTTAGTTTGAAATTATGATGGCgttgtttgtattaaaaaactTTAGATTAATATTAATTTACTTTATAAGATATAGTGATGCATTGTGAGTAAAGTATGCTAAATGGATTTTATTAAGGATGAAATAATTATATAATtgtgaactttaacgaaaagctttcatactgttcattttaacaaaaaaccacatttttacactaaaaagtcaatcatgatactattcacgttatcctttattttgtctttatcattaaaactcaaagttttcaagctttttaattagtttttcttatataatctctattaattaatgaaactctCTTTGTTAACTAAAAAATGGTGAAAAGATTACTTAGttttctatcacacaaaaaaataatggacaataatgtaatttcacagatctaaattttacttttttttattaaaatttcacttacatgtgatgttaaaatacttctaatataaaaaataaaaaataaaaaacgtttCACTCCTCCCCtacgttctctctctccttctctccttctcattttctaaaaaatgcATGACTACACTaatcatttttctatttttcaacaAGCAAAACGTACGCACAGCCTTCAAGAAAGCATCTTAACTATTTTAGTCTCTCTATTTTTTGTTGGTTTCATTAATATTAATACGATGATGATGATAACCATGCAAATGCTGAAAGTCGCGATGACCATAAAGCAGAGTGGAGTACTGTGTTTATAATTATATACAGATAGTGGCATTATTCTTCTGTTTTAGTAAAACTAGctttcaaaaacaaagtttaatgttataaataggcaaaagttagagagataacattTGTTAGAGACAGGAGGAACGAGGCTGtagtaaaatattataaaatgatTGCAGATAAGAGAGAAATAAGAGGATACTGAAAATATTAtagctttctttcttttcttgttgtTCTTGTTAGTGTTTAACACTCGtaatgctctatttataga
This window contains:
- the LOC103456262 gene encoding protein kinase STUNTED yields the protein MVEKGCGGGHGEAESCGGRSVVVGVKLDSKSRELLTWALVKVAQPGDRVIALHVLGKNEIVDRDGKSSLLSLVKAFDSVLAVYDGFCNLKQVDLKLKICRGTSVKKILVREANSYTASKVIVGTAQNHHKIRSSTTVAKYCAKKLSKDCGVLAVNNGKVLFNREGSQTTYCDPQGSEEHRRNSLLSAFHRSVYKSSKVLNEGSDSVTLKDTYGQVNCQNLEQGLAKVFLECSESVEKQKCSVCSRPSVDSSCHQSAEESSDDSDNKYMAIVPVQKEEALAPSSISMLIKELPEVRPGWPLLRRAVLPDRQSPERSWIRKISVVQWAMQLPSRQHSTASNFDEGKNSCDSDQPSCLNGESGAIVAVGGEAMTAPPSPDYNSKSLPKELEGLHEKYSATCRLFNYQELQSATSYFLAENFIGRGGSSQVYRGCLPDGKELAVKILKPSEDVLKEFVLEIEIITTLNHKNIISLLGFCFEDNNLLLVYDFLSRGSLEENLHGTKKDPLAFGWNERYKVAVGVAEALDYLHTGSAQPVIHRDVKSSNILLSDDFEPQLSDFGLAKWASTSSSHITCTDVAGTFGYLAPEYFMYGKVNDKIDVYAFGVVLLELLSGRKPISSDHPKGHESLVMWAKPILNSGKVSQLLDPCLGDNYDQGQIERMVLAATLCIRHASRARPQMSFIVKLLQGDADVTKWSRLQVHAMEESDVLENETCPRSNLQSHLNLALLDVEDDSLSMSSIEQTVSLEDYLKGRWSRSSSFD